A window of Zingiber officinale cultivar Zhangliang chromosome 5A, Zo_v1.1, whole genome shotgun sequence contains these coding sequences:
- the LOC121982197 gene encoding 2-hydroxy-6-oxononadienedioate/2-hydroxy-6-oxononatrienedioate hydrolase-like, producing the protein MEISLVWWIDLFVRLVYTSAGLRRHTVSIDAETTIRCWISSSLLPSSSAAGARSKKKPPLVLVHGFGPRGAWQWRSQIRPLAAHFDLVVPDLIFFGGSTTSSTRRSEAFQAASVVGLLDALGVAPPRRAKVSLMGTSYGGFVVYHMARMMGPERVDRVVIASSDLLNGPDDSRAFLERAGGLESVDQVLLPRTTADLKRLLQLAVFLPPRFVPEFLLRDVLRNLFSDKIAEKLELIKGISISHKDEFQLTPLPQQVLIIWGEHDQIFLVDKAFEMQKHLGENARLEVLGKTGHTPQAEDPKKFNKIILNFLLGGPKSSF; encoded by the exons ATGGAAATCAGTCTGGTGTGGTGGATCGATCTGTTTGTCCGCCTCGTCTACACCTCGGCCGGCCTCCGCCGCCATACCGTCTCCATCGACGCCGAAACCACCATACGCTGCTGGATCTCCTCGTCCCTCCTcccctcctcctccgccgccggAGCCCGATCGAAGAAGAAGCCCCCGCTCGTCCTTGTCCATGGCTTCGGCCCGCGCGGCGCGTGGCAGTGGCGCAGCCAGATCAGACCCCTGGCCGCCCACTTCGACCTCGTCGTGCCGGACCTTATATTCTTCGGTGGCTCCACCACGAGCTCCACCCGCAGGTCGGAGGCGTTTCAGGCCGCCTCCGTTGTCGGTCTCCTCGACGCCCTGGGCGTCGCCCCACCGCGGCGCGCCAAGGTTTCGTTGATGGGAACCAGCTACGGGGGTTTCGTGGTGTACCACATGGCGCGGATGATGGGGCCGGAGCGGGTGGATCGGGTGGTGATCGCCAGCTCCGACCTGCTCAATGGGCCCGACGACAGCCGGGCGTTTCTGGAGAGGGCCGGTGGACTAGAAAGCGTCGACCAGGTGCTCCTCCCTCGGACCACCGCCGACTTGAAGAGGCTTTTACAGCTCGCCGTATTCCTTCCTCCGCGGTTCGTGCCGGAATTCCTCCTCCGAGATGTGCTTCGG AATCTGTTTAGCGATAAGATTGCGGAAAAGCTAGAGCTGATCAAGGGTATCAGCATCAGCCACAAAGATGAATTCCAACTAACTCCTCTTCCCCAG CAAGTTCTCATCATCTGGGGCGAGCATGATCAAATATTTCTTGTGGATAAAGCCTTTGAAATGCAAAA GCACTTGGGAGAGAATGCAAGGTTAGAAGTATTGGGGAAGACAGGGCACACGCCACAAGCGGAGGACCCCAAGAAGTTTAACAAAATTATCCTCAACTTCTTATTGGGTGGTCCAAAGTCTTCATTCTGA